The DNA window TCGACGTGGTGAAATTGTCGAAAGCCGGCAAGCGCGACGCCGCGCACGATCTGTTCGACGCGCATCTGCCGCTGATCCGCTACGAGCAGCAGCCCGGCGCGGGATTGGCGGTGCGGAAATACGTGCTGCAAAAGCGCGGCGTGATCGCCTCGAGCGCGCAACGCAAGCCGGGCTCGAACATCACGCCGGCTGCAAGGGCGGAAGTGGATTATCTGCTGTCGCGGGTCGCACGCTTCGACAAACGCGCGAACCTGCAGCCGCAGTCCAGCGCGGCGGGTTGATAAAATTACGTCATGGTGAGGAGGCGCGCTTGCGCCGTCTCGAACCATGGGCCGATACGTTTCTCATCCTTCGAGACGCGGCCAAGAGGCCGCTCTTCAGGATGACGGAGAGGATGAAAGCTCATGCCTGCCGAAGCTGTCGCGCCGCGTCCGGCGTCCACGATTCTGCTGTTGCGCGACAGTGCCGGCGACGTCGACGGCAAGCGCCGCGATGCCGACGGCAAGGGCCGCGGCGAGATCGAAGTTTTCATGATGGTGCGCCATTATGAGATCGATTTTAATTCCGGCGCGCTGGTATTTCCCGGCGGCAGTGTCGACGCCAGCGACAAGGAAATCATCGCGAGGCCCGAACTCTACACGGGCGGTGAGGGGCTCGACGCCGCGGCGCTGAGCTTCCGCATCGCCGCGATCCGCGAGACCTTCGAGGAGAGCGGTATCCTGCTGGCCCGGCCGCGCGGCGCGAGCACCCTTGTGGACGCCAAGCGCGCCGCCGAAATCGAGGCCGCCCATCGCAGTGCTTTGTGCGAGGGCAAGACGACATTTCCGAAAGTTCTCGCCGACAATGAAATGTCGCTGGCGCTCGATGAATTGGTGCCTTATGCGCACTGGATCACGCCGGAGGGCATGCCGAAGCGGTTCGATACCTGGTTCTTCCTGGCATCTGCGCCACCGGCGCAGGCCGGCGCCCACGACGGCAGGGAATCCACCGACTCGATCTGGGTGTCGCCGCGCGAGGCCTTGGCGGGCGGTGAGAGTGGGCGGTTCAAGCTGCCATTCCCGACCACGCGCAACCTGATCCGTCTTGGCAAGCAGCCCAACGTGCGCGCGGCCCTCGACGACATGAAAGGCAAGCCGATCGTCACGGTGATGCCGGTCATGACCAGGCTCAATGGCGGTCGGCAGCTCCGCATCCCGGCCGAAGCAGGTTACGACGGCGAGCTGTTTGAAGTCGGCGCGGCCGGTTAGCTTTCGATCGCAACGAGCGCGCGCCGCGTCATCGCGGCGAACCCCCGGGTGACGAAGCAGTCTAGATTGCGGCCTGACATTCCGCCCTTGCTGACCACCGGGATTGGCGGCATCCTGCCAGAAAAATAATCAGGGCAGGGAGCGCATCATGAAGATTGGGCGCGTTGGCGTGGTGATAGGCGCGTGGCTGACGTTTTTTGTCTTGCCCAGCTTGGCCGTCGCGCAAGATAGCTTTCCCGATCATCCGATCCGCCTGATCAATCCGTATTCGGTCGGCAGCGTTGCCGACGTGTTCGGGCGCATCGTCGCGCAGAACATGGCCGTGCAGTGGAAGGGGACGATCCTCACCGAATCCAAATCCGGCGGCAATGGTTCGATCGCCGCGGAGGAGGTCGCGCACGCCGCGCCTGACGGCTACACATGGCTGCTGGTGACGACCTTCTTCACCGCCAGTCCGTCGCTGAATGTCAGTCTGCACTGGGATCCGGTGCGCGATTTCATCCCGATCGGGCAGATATGCCGTGCGCCGAATTTCTTCGTCGTTCCCACCACGCTGCCGGTGAAGAACGTGGCCGAGTATGTGGCGCTCGCCAAGGCAAAGCCCGGCAAGCTGAACTACAGCCATCCCGGCAAGGGATCGACCGGGCATCTCGGCTTCGAACTGTTCAAGCGGCTGGCCGGCATCGACGTCACCGGCATCGGCTATCGCGGCTACCCGCAGATGGTGGCGGATATCTCCAGCGGCCTGATCACATCGACCTTCCTGTCCGCCAACCAGGCGCTGGCGCAGGTGCAGACCGGCACCATCCGGATCATCGGCGCGATCAATGATGGCCGCTCGAAATACTTCCCTGACGTGCCGACCATGGCGGAACAGGGCTATGCCGAGGCTCAAGTGACGCCGTGGTTCGGCATCGTGGTGCCCGCCGGCACCCCCGGGCCGATCGTCGACCGGATCAGCAAGGCGCTCGACACGGCGCTTGCCTCGGCGGACGTGCAGCACAAGCTTGATATCGCGGGATGCGAGCCGAAGGTAGCCCCGCGCGCCGAGTTCGCTGGCATCATCAAGGCCGACGTCGCGCTGTGGGCCAAAGT is part of the Bradyrhizobium canariense genome and encodes:
- a CDS encoding NUDIX hydrolase; this encodes MPAEAVAPRPASTILLLRDSAGDVDGKRRDADGKGRGEIEVFMMVRHYEIDFNSGALVFPGGSVDASDKEIIARPELYTGGEGLDAAALSFRIAAIRETFEESGILLARPRGASTLVDAKRAAEIEAAHRSALCEGKTTFPKVLADNEMSLALDELVPYAHWITPEGMPKRFDTWFFLASAPPAQAGAHDGRESTDSIWVSPREALAGGESGRFKLPFPTTRNLIRLGKQPNVRAALDDMKGKPIVTVMPVMTRLNGGRQLRIPAEAGYDGELFEVGAAG
- a CDS encoding Bug family tripartite tricarboxylate transporter substrate binding protein, which translates into the protein MKIGRVGVVIGAWLTFFVLPSLAVAQDSFPDHPIRLINPYSVGSVADVFGRIVAQNMAVQWKGTILTESKSGGNGSIAAEEVAHAAPDGYTWLLVTTFFTASPSLNVSLHWDPVRDFIPIGQICRAPNFFVVPTTLPVKNVAEYVALAKAKPGKLNYSHPGKGSTGHLGFELFKRLAGIDVTGIGYRGYPQMVADISSGLITSTFLSANQALAQVQTGTIRIIGAINDGRSKYFPDVPTMAEQGYAEAQVTPWFGIVVPAGTPGPIVDRISKALDTALASADVQHKLDIAGCEPKVAPRAEFAGIIKADVALWAKVVKEAGIPPD